The sequence below is a genomic window from Microbacterium sp. SORGH_AS_0888.
TCAGCTGCGACGTCGCGTCGGCGAGTGAGAGCCCGCTCAGCACCGGGACCGTCACCAGCGCGGCGGCGGTCGGCGTCGGCTCCCGGGACGCCGTGGGGCTGGGGAGCGCGAGGGACACGGATGCGGTGGGCACGGGCGAGGGAGCCGACCCCGCCGTCGCCGAGAGGGCGATCACCCCGACGATCGCCGCCGCACCCGTGATCGTCGCCGCCCAGATGGGCCAGCGTGACCCGCGCGTGCGCTCGTAGCCGGCCGGCGGCCCGGAGACCGGCGACGCGACCTCGGGCAGATTCGTGCGGTACACCCGGGTCAGGCCGGTCTCGGCGGGCGCCGGAGCGACAGGCGCCGTGACGGCGGACGCATCCGTCGTCGCACGCGGCAGCGCTGCCGCCATGGCTGCGGCGGAGGAGTATCGATCGCCCGGACGTTTCAGCATCGCGGTCGTGAGGACCCGATCCCAGTCGCGCCCGATGCGCCGGCGCCGGACCGATGGGACCGGCGGAGGCGCCGACAGGTGGGCGCGCACGATCTCCGCTGTGGTCCCGGAGAACGGTGCCTGACCGGTCACGGCGAAGTACAGCGTCGCGCCGGCCTGGTAGATGTCGCTCGCCTCGGTCACGGCCGCGCCGCTCAGCTGCTCCGGCGACGCGTACGGGGCACTCGCCACGACGCCGGCCGGCGCCGCGGTGTCGCTGAGCAAGGCGTCCGCACCGATCGTGCTGCGCCCGGGCACATCGGCGAGCCCGAAGTCGAGCAGTCGAACGCTGTCGCCGAAGCGGCCCACGTCCCCTCGCGCGTCAGGATCGAACATGACGTTCGCCGGGGTGAGGTCACGATGCACGACACCGCCCTCGTGCGCCGCCGCCAGCGCCGCCAGCAGACGGTCGGCCAGCGTGACGGCATCCGCCGTCGCGAGCGGACCCTGGGCGGCGACGTGGTCGGCGAGCGTCACGCCCCGGACGAGCTCCATCGCGATCCACACGACGGGCGGCCGCTGCTCGTCGGCGCCCGCGTCGTACACCTCGGCGAGCGCCGGGTGGGAGATCGACTGCGCCGCGCCGACCTCCTCGAAGAAGGCGTCCCAGACCCGCGGGTCGTCCGCGAGATGCGGGTGCAGCAGCTTCAGGGCGACCTCGTGGCCCCGCTGCTGGTCCCAGGCGGCGAAGACGGCCGCCGTGCCGCCGCTGCCGAGAAGACGACGGATGGCGAACCGGCCCGCCACCAGTCCGTCGATCACGACCGCCGACCGCTCATCGTGTGAGACCCGCCGGGGTGACACCGATGGATCCGGGAGGCACCGCCATCGCGGCGATCAGCCGAAGTGCGAGAGCGCCCGCGTTGCGCGCGACGGACCGGTTCTCGTATCGCCGTGCACCGACCATGACGAGCTCGTCGTCGTGGGTTGCGAACCACCCCGTCGTTCGAAGGCGCGGTTCGACGGCGGCGTGGACGGCGAGGCCCGCCACGTTCTCACGCACGCGCACCGCATGAGCCTGCGCCAGACGTTCCGAAGCGAACAGCGCCGCGCCCCGGGCGATCTCGCGATGGTTGTCGCTCATGAGCCGCCATCCGGCGACCGCTCCCGACGGCGGCTCCCCCCGTGTCGCCACGATCAGGTCGCCACCGTGCACGGAGACGATGTCGTCCACCGCACGGAGCCAGTCGATGGCCGCGCGGTGGGTGTCACTCGGAAAGCGCGCCACGACGAACTGCGCGGACACCTGACATCCCCCTATGCGATACCCCGGAGCGGGCTGGGTATCGCTCAGGATCGTGCCCGCCCTCGGCCACGTGGGGACGACGGAGGGGTGAACGGGAGGGGACGAAGTGGGGGTCAGCGGGTTGCGGACCGTCGGCGACCCCCCGGAAGACACCAACCCAGCCGAGGGCACCGACCCACCCGAAGAGATCCCCTTCTGAGGAGCACGTGCCGGACGGCCTGCCCCGCGCTACAGACCGAGCGCGTGCGCGAGCTCCTGCGCACGCGTCACCAGGTGCGACCGCTGCTCGTCGACCCGCACGGGAGCCGTGCCCCCGATGCCGTCGCGGCTCGCCACGCTCCCCGCGACCACCAGCACCTCGCGCACCTCCGGTGCGAGCAGCGGCGACACCTCCGCGAGCAGGGCGTCAGTCGCCTCATGCAGCTCGATTCCGTGCTTCTCGCACGCCTGCACGAGCGCCCCCGACACCTCGTGGGCATCGCGGAAGGGCACACCGCGCTTGACGAGCCACTCCGCGACATCCGTCGCGAGCGAGAACCCCTGCGGTGCGAGCTCCGCCATCCGCGCCGTGTCGAAGCGCATCGTCGCGACCATGCCCGCGAAGGCGGGGAGCACGAGCTCCAGCGTCGCGACCTGATCGAAGACGGGCTCCTTGTCCTCCTGCAGGTCGCGGTTGTACGCGAGCGGCAGGCCCTTGAGCGTGGCGAGCAGGCCCGCCAGGTCGCCGATCAGGCGACCCGCCTTGCCGCGCGTCAGCTCGGCGATGTCGGGGTTCTTCTTCTGCGGCATGATGCTCGACCCCGTCGAGTACCCGTCGTCGAGCCGCACGAAGCCGAACTCCTTCGTGTTCCAGATGATGACGTCCTCGGCGAATCGCGACAGGTCGATGCCGATCATGGCGGCCACGAACGCGAACTCGGCCACCACGTCGCGCGACGACGTCCCGTCGATCGAGTTCTCCGCCGGGCGGTCGAGGCCGAGCTCCGTCGCGACCAGCTGCGGGTCGAGGCCCAGGGTCGCCCCCGCCAGCGCTCCCCCGCCATAGGGCGAGACACGGGCGCGCGCCGACCAGTCGCGGAGCCGCTCGAGGTCGCGCACCAGCGGCCAGGCATGGGCCTGCAGGTGGTGCGCGAGCAGAACCGGCTGCGCGTGCTGCAGGTGCGTGCGGCCCGGCATCACGGCATCCCCCGCCGCTTCGGCCTGGGCGACGATCGCATCGATCACCCGCAGGATGCCGTGGGCGACGGTGCGCGCGTGATCGAGCAGGTAGAGGCGCACGAGCGTTGCGATCTGGTCGTTGCGGCTGCGGCCCGCGCGCAGCTTGCCGCCCAGCTCGGGCCCGACGGTGCGGATCAGCGCCTGCTCGAGCGCGCCGTGCACGTCCTCGTCGGCGGGGTCGGGAACCAGGATGCCGTCGGCGATCGCGGCGGCGAGCGCGTCCAGCCCGGCGTGCATGCGCTCCGCCTCATCCGGAGTCAGGTAGCCGGCGGCGGCGAGCGCCGTCGCGTGCGCGTGCGAGCCGGCGAGGTCGTAGGGGGCGAGCGCCCAGTCGAAGTTCGTGGAACGGCTCAGCGCGGCGAGCGCCGGCGAGGGGCCCGAGGCGAATCTGGCGCCCCACAGCGCCCCCTGGTTCGTGCCCTCGTCCTTGGCCCGGGACTCACGCGCGTCCTGGCCGTCCGCCCGAATCGCGGCGTCGTAGGGGCCCTCAGCTGTTTCGTCGTTCACCCCGACAGCCTATCGACGCCCCGCGCGCGTCCCTCGCCCGCCGGCTCCGCTCTCGGCGCCGGCCGAACGGGCTCGCATCAGCGCAGGCGCGCGAGAAGCGACTCAAGCGGGCCCCGTCCGAGCGTCAGCCCCCACACCGTGCATCCGGCGACGACACCGATCGCGATCGGCCAGAACGGCTGCAGAGCACGGAAGGCCCCGAGATCGCCGGTGCCGCCCAGCACCAGGAACGCCCACACCGCCCACACGAGGATCTGTGCGGTGTAGGCGGTCAGCGGCATGCTCCCGGCAGCTCGCAGCGGGAGCAGCGCCCACCGCGCGGGCCCTCGGCACACCAGCAGGCACAGCCCGAGCACCGCGATCACGAACCCGGTCGACCCGAGGGCCTCCGGCAGTCCGCCGGAGTGCGGGAGGACGCTGACCACCCGGTCGAGGTAGGCCGCGGGGACGACATCCGCCCCCGTGCTGAACATCCCCCCGATCCCATAGCCGACCATCGCCGCCCCCGCACCGGCGACGAGCAGCAGCACCTGGACGAACGGGTCCCGCAGCTTTAGCCGCCCGATGCCGAGCCCCGCCACGAGATAGACCCACCACAGCGGGAACGGATACGCCCACCCGATCGCGAGCGCGATCGACTCCCCCTCAGCCGTCTGCCAGAAGGGCAGGATGTCGAGCGCCGCCTGCACGAAGGGCATGACGACCAGTCCGATCCCGGCCGTGACGAGCAGCGCAGGAGCCCGCAGACGCAGCATCGGGATCGCGAGCAGGAAGAGCACGGCGTAGGCCGGCAGGATGACGTACACGGGGACGCCGGTGAGGATCAGGAGCACCCCGATGACCCAGAGCGCGACCCGCCCGACGCGCCAGCCGCCAGCGTGCGGCCGTGAGAGCGACACCGCCGACGGGACGCGGGCCTCCCGTCGTCAGGCCGATCGACACTCCCGCCAGCAGCGCGAAGAGGATCGAGGACCGGCCGTCCACCACTCCGATCCACGTCGATGGGTCGCCCCAGGTGAACGGGCGGATCACCAGCAGATGCGCCGCCAGCATCCCGACGACGGCGAGTCCCCGCGCGAGGTCGACGCCCGCCAGCCGCGCCGGGCCGTCCAGGCGGCGGATCGCATCCATCCGCCCGCGCGGGGACACCGGCCGGGAGCTCTCCGTACGCGCGCTCACCGGCCGATGCCCTCTCTCAGCCCTGACGCAGCAACCAGACCAGGAGGGCCTTCTGGGCGTGGAGACGGTTCTCCGCCTCGTCCCAGACGACGCTCTGGGGCCCGTCGATGACCTCGGCGTCGACCTCGTAGCCGCGGTCGGCGGGCAGGCAGTGGATGAAGATCGCATCGTCCGCGGCGAGGGACATGATCTCCTGCGAGACCTTGTAGGGCGTGAGATCGCGCAGACGCTCGAGCTTCTCGTCCTCCTTGCCCATGGAGACCCAGGTGTCGGTGACGATGACATCGGCGCCCGCCGCCGCCTCGATCGGATCCGTGTACAGCGTCACGGAGCCGCCCGTCTCCGCTGCGCGACGGTCGGCATCGGCCACGACGTCCTCCCGCGGCGCGTAGGCGACCGGCGAGGCGACGCGCACGTGCATCCCCGCGGTGACCCCGCCCAGGACATAGGACTGCCCCATGTTCGTGCGGCCGTCGCCGAAGAAGGCGAGCGTGAGGCCGGCGAGCTCCCCCTTGTGCTCACGGATCGTCAGCAGGTCGGCGAGCAGCTGGCACGGGTGGAAGTCATCGCTCAGCGCGTTGACGACCGGCACCCGGGTGCCGGCGGCCATCTGCTCCAGCCCCGCTTGCGCGTAGGTGCGCCAGACGATCGCCGCGACCTGGCGCTCCAGCACCCGCGCGGTGTCGGCCGGGGTCTCCTTGCCGCCGAGCTGGCTGTTGGCGGTGGAGATAATGAGCGGCGAGCCGCCGAGGTCCGCGATGCCGACCGCGAACGAGACGCGGGTGCGGGTGGAGGACTTGTCGAAGATGACGGCCACGGTCTGCGGGCCTTCGAGCGGCTTGAGCTTCCAGCGGTCGGTCTTCAGCTCGGCCGCCAGATCGAGGATCTCGGCCTGTTCGGCCGGCGTGAGGTCGTCATCGCGCAGCAGGTGTCGGGTCATGTGCGTGCCTTTTCGGGAGTGGATGCCGCGGCGGGCTGGTCTTCGAGGAGGAGGGCGTCGGCGGCCGTCGCGAGCGCCGCGGCGAACAGCCGCGCGAACTCGTCGATCTCGACGTCGCCGATGATCAGCGGCGGAGCCAGACGCACCGTCCGCTCGTTCGCGGCGTTGACGATGAGGCCGTGCTGCTGCGCGGCGGCCGTGACGGCGCCGGCGACGGGATGTGTCAACGCCACGCCGAGAGCAGGAGGCCGGTGCCGCGGACGGACTCGACCAACGGCGATCCGATCGCCGCGATCGCCTCGCGCACCTGCTGCCCGCGGACGGCGGCGGCGCGGACGAGATCCGCCCGCTCGATCTCCTCCAGCACGGCGTTGGCCACCGCGGTCGCGAGCGCGTTGCCGCCGAAGGTCGAGCCGTGCGTGCCCGGGTAGAACAGGTCGCTCGCGTCGCCGTAGGTGATGAGCGCACCGATCGGGAAGCCGCCGCCGACGCCCTTGGCGACCGTGATCGCATCCGGGGCGATCTGCTCGTGCTGGAACCCGAACCACTCGCCCGTGCGCCCGGCGCCGGTCTGGATCTCGTCGATGATGAGCAGCGCGCCGTGACGGGACGTGAGCTCGCGCGCGGCCGTGAGGAAGCCCTCGGGAAGCTCCACCACGCCGGCTTCGCCCTTGATGGGCTCGACGAACAGCGCCGCGACGCGATCGTCGATCGCCGCGGTGAGCGCGTCGATCGTCGAGTCGATGAACTCGACACCGGGCACCATCGGGCCGAACGGCTCCTGCATATAGGGCTTCCCGGTGAGCGCCAGGGTGCCCATCGTCCGACCGTGGAAGGCGTCCTTCAGCGACAGGATCCGGGGGCGCTCGGCTCCGCCGTGCAGGCGGGCGAGCTTGAACGCCGCCTCGTTCGCCTCCGCGCCCGAGTTGCCGAAGTACACGCGGCCCCGCTCGCCCGTGCCGGCGAGCCGCTTGAGGCGGGCGGCCAGCTCGAGCTGCGGGCGCGTCGCGAAGTAGTTCGAGACGTGCGCGAGGGTCGCGGCCTGCCGGGAGACCGCATCCACGAACACGGGATGCGCGTGGCCCAGCGAGTCGACCGCGATGCCGGCGAGGAAGTCGAGGTAGCGATTGCCCTCCTCGTCCCAGAGGTAGGCGCCCTCCCCGCGCGCGAACAGCGCCATCCGGTCGCCGGAGTTGCGGACGAGATCCCGTCCCGCGTCGTCCCGCCAATCGTGCTCGGTCATTTCGCCACCACCTCGGTTCCGATCCCCTTCTGAGTGAACATCTCGACGAGCACCGAGTGCGGCACACGGCCGTCGATGATCGCCGCCGTCTCGACCCCCGCCGTGACGGCGTCCAGGCACGCCTGCATCTTGGGGATCATGCCGGACTCCAGCCGCGGCATCATCTCGCGCAGCTCGTCCGCCGTCAGATGTGAGACGAGCGAGTCGCGGTTCGGCCAGTCGGCGTACAGTCCGGGCACATCGGTGAGCACGACGAGCTTGGTCGCGCCGAGCGCGATCGCGAGGGCGGCGGCGGCGGCATCGGCGTTGACGTTGAGCGAGTGGCCGGGATGGTCGAGATCCGGAGCGATCGAGGACACCACGGGGATGCGCCCCGCCTCGAGCTGGTCCAGTACCGGCTGCGGATCGACCGTCACGACATCGCCCACCCGGCCGAGGTCGTGCTCGACGCCCTCCACGACGACGCCGCGGCGGCGTCCGCCGAACAGCCCCGCGTCCTCGCCGGAGAGCCCCGTCGCGACCGGGCCGTAGGCGTTGATCTTCGCCACGAGCTGCGGGTTGATCTGGCCCGTCAGCACCATGCGGACGACGCTGATCGCCTCGGTCGAGGTGACGCGGTAACCGCCCTTGAACTCGCTCGGGATCGCGAGGCGATCGAGCATGCTCGAGATCTGCGGGCCGCCGCCGTGCACGACCACCGGCTTGACGCCCACGTAGCGCAGGTAGGCGACGTCGGCGGCGAACGCATCCTGCAGCTCGTCGGAGACCATCGCGTTGCCGCCGTACTTGACCACCACGATCTGGTCGCGGAAGCGCTGCAGCCACGGCAGCGACTCGATGAGCGTCGCCGCCTTGGCGCTGGCCTCGTCGGGGTCGGTGTCCTGGAGATCGATCTCGGTCATGAGGAGTAGGCGCTGTTCTCGTGCACGTAGTCGTGGGTGAGGTCGTTGGTGAGGATCGTGGCGGTGTGGTCGCCGATCCGCAGGTCGATCACGAGCTCGGTGGCCCGCGGAGTCAGATCGACCGCCTCACGCGGAGCGTCCGGACCGCCCGCCGTGCACACCCGCACGCCGTTCATCCAGACATCCACGTCGTAGGGGTCGAAGGCCGCGCCCGTCGTCCCGATCGCCGCCAGCACCCGGCCCCAGTTGGGGTCGTTGCCGAAGATCGCAGCCTTGAACAGGTTGTTGCGGGCGACCGAGCGGCCCACCTCGACCGCGTCGAGCTCGCTCGCGGCGTTCTCGACGCGGATCGTGATGTCGTGGCTGGCGCCCTCGGCGTCGCCCTGCAGCTGACGTGCGAGGTCCAGGCAGACCTCGCGAAGCTCCGCCGCGAAGGCGTCCGCGTCGGGCGTCACCCCGGAGGCCCCGCTCACGAGGAGCGTCACCTGGTCGTTCGTCGACATGCAGCCGTCGGAGTCGAGCCGGTCGAAGCTCACCCGCGTGGCCTGCCGCAGCGCCGCATCGGCCTCGGCGGCGTCGAGCACCGCATCGGTCGTGATCACGACGAGCATGGTCGCCAGTCCGGGCGCCAGCATCCCCGCGCCCTTCGCCATGCCGCCGATCGTCCAGCCGTCACGGGCCCGCACGGAGCGCTTGGGCCGCGAGTCGGTCGTCATGATGGCCAGGGAGGCCGCCTCGCCGCCGTCGGCGGAGAGCTGGGCCGAGGCGGCCGTGACGCCCGCGAGCACCTTCTGCCGGAAGACCTCGTCGCCCGTGCCGATGAGTCCCGTCGAGCAGACGAGGACGTCGCCCGCGCTGA
It includes:
- a CDS encoding serine/threonine protein kinase, with translation MIDGLVAGRFAIRRLLGSGGTAAVFAAWDQQRGHEVALKLLHPHLADDPRVWDAFFEEVGAAQSISHPALAEVYDAGADEQRPPVVWIAMELVRGVTLADHVAAQGPLATADAVTLADRLLAALAAAHEGGVVHRDLTPANVMFDPDARGDVGRFGDSVRLLDFGLADVPGRSTIGADALLSDTAAPAGVVASAPYASPEQLSGAAVTEASDIYQAGATLYFAVTGQAPFSGTTAEIVRAHLSAPPPVPSVRRRRIGRDWDRVLTTAMLKRPGDRYSSAAAMAAALPRATTDASAVTAPVAPAPAETGLTRVYRTNLPEVASPVSGPPAGYERTRGSRWPIWAATITGAAAIVGVIALSATAGSAPSPVPTASVSLALPSPTASREPTPTAAALVTVPVLSGLSLADATSQLTRNGLTTGAITRVSAALAADTVISSEPAAGVPRPAGSSVALQVASGSNAVPPVVGQTVADATAALTAAGFAAVVSETGGGTPDTVTASSVAAGQVLAIGSTIVLSTPPRPPVVTPTPAPTASPSRTATPTPSGTATP
- the argH gene encoding argininosuccinate lyase, translated to MRADGQDARESRAKDEGTNQGALWGARFASGPSPALAALSRSTNFDWALAPYDLAGSHAHATALAAAGYLTPDEAERMHAGLDALAAAIADGILVPDPADEDVHGALEQALIRTVGPELGGKLRAGRSRNDQIATLVRLYLLDHARTVAHGILRVIDAIVAQAEAAGDAVMPGRTHLQHAQPVLLAHHLQAHAWPLVRDLERLRDWSARARVSPYGGGALAGATLGLDPQLVATELGLDRPAENSIDGTSSRDVVAEFAFVAAMIGIDLSRFAEDVIIWNTKEFGFVRLDDGYSTGSSIMPQKKNPDIAELTRGKAGRLIGDLAGLLATLKGLPLAYNRDLQEDKEPVFDQVATLELVLPAFAGMVATMRFDTARMAELAPQGFSLATDVAEWLVKRGVPFRDAHEVSGALVQACEKHGIELHEATDALLAEVSPLLAPEVREVLVVAGSVASRDGIGGTAPVRVDEQRSHLVTRAQELAHALGL
- a CDS encoding DUF418 domain-containing protein, producing the protein MSLSRPHAGGWRVGRVALWVIGVLLILTGVPVYVILPAYAVLFLLAIPMLRLRAPALLVTAGIGLVVMPFVQAALDILPFWQTAEGESIALAIGWAYPFPLWWVYLVAGLGIGRLKLRDPFVQVLLLVAGAGAAMVGYGIGGMFSTGADVVPAAYLDRVVSVLPHSGGLPEALGSTGFVIAVLGLCLLVCRGPARWALLPLRAAGSMPLTAYTAQILVWAVWAFLVLGGTGDLGAFRALQPFWPIAIGVVAGCTVWGLTLGRGPLESLLARLR
- the argF gene encoding ornithine carbamoyltransferase; amino-acid sequence: MTRHLLRDDDLTPAEQAEILDLAAELKTDRWKLKPLEGPQTVAVIFDKSSTRTRVSFAVGIADLGGSPLIISTANSQLGGKETPADTARVLERQVAAIVWRTYAQAGLEQMAAGTRVPVVNALSDDFHPCQLLADLLTIREHKGELAGLTLAFFGDGRTNMGQSYVLGGVTAGMHVRVASPVAYAPREDVVADADRRAAETGGSVTLYTDPIEAAAGADVIVTDTWVSMGKEDEKLERLRDLTPYKVSQEIMSLAADDAIFIHCLPADRGYEVDAEVIDGPQSVVWDEAENRLHAQKALLVWLLRQG
- the argB gene encoding acetylglutamate kinase; translation: MTEIDLQDTDPDEASAKAATLIESLPWLQRFRDQIVVVKYGGNAMVSDELQDAFAADVAYLRYVGVKPVVVHGGGPQISSMLDRLAIPSEFKGGYRVTSTEAISVVRMVLTGQINPQLVAKINAYGPVATGLSGEDAGLFGGRRRGVVVEGVEHDLGRVGDVVTVDPQPVLDQLEAGRIPVVSSIAPDLDHPGHSLNVNADAAAAALAIALGATKLVVLTDVPGLYADWPNRDSLVSHLTADELREMMPRLESGMIPKMQACLDAVTAGVETAAIIDGRVPHSVLVEMFTQKGIGTEVVAK
- the argJ gene encoding bifunctional glutamate N-acetyltransferase/amino-acid acetyltransferase ArgJ; this translates as MSVTAAQGFEAAGVAAGLKSTGKNDVALVVNRGPLKVGAAVFTTNRAKANPILWSQQAIADGTVEAVVLNSGGANCFTGSFGFQTTHQTAERAAELLGVSAGDVLVCSTGLIGTGDEVFRQKVLAGVTAASAQLSADGGEAASLAIMTTDSRPKRSVRARDGWTIGGMAKGAGMLAPGLATMLVVITTDAVLDAAEADAALRQATRVSFDRLDSDGCMSTNDQVTLLVSGASGVTPDADAFAAELREVCLDLARQLQGDAEGASHDITIRVENAASELDAVEVGRSVARNNLFKAAIFGNDPNWGRVLAAIGTTGAAFDPYDVDVWMNGVRVCTAGGPDAPREAVDLTPRATELVIDLRIGDHTATILTNDLTHDYVHENSAYSS